A region of Halalkaliarchaeum desulfuricum DNA encodes the following proteins:
- the gfo6 gene encoding D-xylose 1-dehydrogenase Gfo6: MSDTSLDVFTGADGRDWDTGPDGIVRMAVVGLGNYARKVSLPAIAESDYCVPSVVVSGTEQRRIETAREYDAVGVTYAEYADGTATDEYDAVYVATPNREHLPHVETAAEHGKAVVCEKPLEATADRARQAVEACENAGVTLMTAYRMQTDPLVRRLREFVREGGIGEPIRLFGNFSFDVLGGSKGPDQWRLDEHLAGGGALMDVGVYPLNTARFLLDADPVSVWGTTRTSGPFGDVDEHVDFGVEFPDAVGNFSASFSGHSNAELSMLGTDGQVALRDAFGVGADRTLVVETDDGTVELEGFGSDETVEEFDYFAHCLLTDSPPEPDGRDGLVDVETAMAVYRAAEQGSRVGID, translated from the coding sequence ATGTCGGACACATCGCTGGACGTCTTCACTGGAGCCGATGGCCGCGACTGGGACACCGGTCCCGACGGGATCGTTCGAATGGCCGTCGTCGGGCTCGGGAATTACGCCCGGAAGGTCTCCCTCCCGGCAATCGCCGAGAGCGACTACTGCGTTCCGTCAGTCGTCGTGAGCGGGACCGAACAGCGTCGGATCGAAACCGCCCGGGAGTACGACGCCGTCGGGGTCACGTACGCGGAGTACGCCGACGGCACAGCCACCGACGAATACGACGCAGTGTACGTGGCGACGCCGAACCGCGAGCACTTGCCACACGTCGAGACCGCCGCCGAGCACGGAAAGGCAGTCGTCTGTGAGAAACCGCTGGAAGCGACGGCCGACCGAGCCCGACAGGCGGTCGAGGCCTGCGAGAACGCCGGGGTGACGCTGATGACTGCCTACCGGATGCAGACCGACCCGCTGGTCCGTCGGCTGCGCGAGTTCGTCCGGGAGGGCGGCATCGGCGAACCGATCCGTCTGTTCGGAAACTTCAGTTTCGACGTGCTCGGCGGTTCGAAGGGGCCTGACCAGTGGCGGCTCGACGAGCACCTGGCTGGCGGGGGCGCGCTGATGGACGTGGGCGTCTACCCGCTCAACACCGCGCGGTTCCTGCTCGATGCGGATCCGGTATCGGTGTGGGGTACGACCCGGACGAGCGGGCCATTTGGGGACGTCGACGAACACGTCGACTTTGGGGTCGAGTTCCCGGACGCGGTCGGGAACTTCTCGGCAAGTTTCAGCGGACATTCGAACGCCGAACTCTCGATGCTGGGAACCGACGGTCAGGTGGCGTTACGCGACGCGTTCGGGGTCGGTGCCGATCGGACCCTGGTCGTCGAAACCGACGACGGAACGGTCGAACTGGAGGGGTTCGGCAGTGACGAGACCGTCGAGGAGTTCGACTACTTCGCTCACTGTCTGTTGACGGATTCGCCGCCAGAACCCGACGGTCGAGACGGGCTCGTCGACGTCGAGACGGCGATGGCAGTCTACAGGGCAGCCGAGCAAGGGAGTCGGGTCGGGATCGATTAG